Proteins from one Mucilaginibacter jinjuensis genomic window:
- a CDS encoding GIY-YIG nuclease family protein, translated as MKVHNYNVYIICNKANTVLYVGVTSDLQGRIWEHKQKVFKGFSAKYDCNKLVYFEEFQWIQDAIAREKQLKGGSRQSKIDLIVSENPAWNDLSSDWYD; from the coding sequence TGAAGGTACATAACTATAACGTTTATATAATTTGCAACAAAGCCAATACCGTTTTATACGTCGGTGTAACAAGTGACTTACAAGGCAGAATTTGGGAGCACAAACAAAAAGTATTTAAAGGGTTCAGTGCCAAATACGATTGTAATAAGTTAGTTTACTTTGAAGAATTTCAATGGATACAAGATGCCATTGCCAGAGAAAAACAATTAAAAGGCGGTTCACGACAAAGTAAAATCGATTTAATTGTCAGTGAGAATCCGGCCTGGAATGACTTAAGCAGTGATTGGTATGATTAG